The Clarias gariepinus isolate MV-2021 ecotype Netherlands chromosome 24, CGAR_prim_01v2, whole genome shotgun sequence region CTAGAGGTCTGAAGGGTTTTACTATCGactgctctctctgtctctgtctctctgtctctgtctctctctgtctctctgtctttcagcATCTCTCAGGGCTTTTTTGGCATCCCTCGCTGGTGACGTCACTGGTGCCAAACGGCCCGAGCCAATGGTGAGAGAGGAGGTGAATGTCAGAGCGGGTCACCtttaagagagagacagagagattagACTGGGATTTGTCCAAGGAATGTGGCGTGCACGCGCATCCCcatctgctctgtgtgtgtgtgtgtgtgtgtgtaagatttcATGCTGCAGGGGTAAAAAGCCTGTTTAGATGCCCACTGAGTGGTTACAAGAGTGTGAAGTAGCCTCTGGCAcaatctctctcttacacacacacacacacacacacacactattattaCTGCAGAAcgatgcgcgcgcgcgcacacacacacacatgcacgctcaTGATTGATTCACCTGCactctcctctgtgtgtgtgtgtatatgcgtgtgtcacccccccccccacctgaTGGTGACGTAAGTCACACGTCATGACATCACAGACGAGCCTCCAGACACGTACCTGTGCCACACAGCCTTAATGGAGTGCAGATGTGAAGTGATCATCATGTCACACCactggacgtgtgtgtgtgtgtgtgtttgtgcatgcatagtgcaaaagttttgcagtgtgtgtctgtgtgtgtgtgtgtgtcagaaagacaaaaatgACATTGCCAGTGTGACATAACCTGCAGTTCCGATCATTACCACTAGGAGTCAGTAATAAACACATATATAACAGGACACAAGATCACTGCACACAGTTCCATCCAAAGTGCTATAAAATACCTGTAAGTTCAAAGATAATTTCTGTTTAAGGTCGACTCAAAATTTAGCCAACTATTAACCCATTTAAAATTTACActttagtattagtattatttttagcattagtagattattttaaagtagattattaaaccccacacataactgttcataacatcacttttactccacatttagattttactgatggtgcagattaaacttcagccAGAGAACACAGACAGAtctgcatgatgctgtgacaaaatccggctaaacagatagacagatagatttttgttctggtttcaggtcctccaatgtctggaaaataaagataaaaattattatatccTTTAACTTTGACTTATTTCTTAAACCTGATGTCTtttaagttgattttttttaaatattcttgtCTTTTTATGTCTCACTTTAAAATGAATTCTTATTTAATTCTAATCTAATctactttgtttaaaaaagaagactTATTATTtagagttttacattttttaaactatttagatgcacgtgtgtgtgtatgttttcacAGCTCATATCTGAAAGACAAGAAtgttagatactgtatatacgtgATAATCAGCAGCGCAGGACACACTTTATGACCCTTGTAACTGGTTAAGAAGAACCAGCGTGTGATTTGTTTGTATAACACTGAGATGCTCATGATTGTCTGTAAAAGTGTAATTTAATTGGAAACTTACACaagtgataaaaataaacatcagcACATCGTGATTTATGAAAATAAGACGAAGTTATTGCTGTGAAAAATGATAgaaaagtttacattttatttatatagattattattatttttgtatttttatttttacaattcaaATATTTATCTACTTTGCTGTGCAAAGGACTTTCCTACTGTAGGTCTTAGACACATTCAAATAACTACTGTTGAGCACAGATGCCTTTAGCAAATAAAACCTACtataaaaatactttatatatCAATGAAGCCCAGGAAACAtggcataaagaaaaaaaaaagtttttggtgTGACGATGCTTTGAGCACTGTTTAGTTTCAGGCACAATTTgtgtagttttatatatatatatatatatataaagctagTAAGTTTTACTCAGCATCCCgctgaaccacacacacacacacacacacacacacacacacacatagttcttctgaggactttGACTTTTGCACATGAttctgctctgttttttttctagttttttttttgtctaaaaagttgtctcttatacagtataatgtgctGCTTTCTATTTGTAGCGACtattttcattgtttaaatCCATGGTGATGAAAAACGCTGTGCCCGGTTGGAATTGAACGCATATTCCATGatacatagaaaaataaaataatttattgagtccatttgagaaaataaaaatccaaaattcAAAGTTGttcaaaacacaaaatatcaaaatggcAAAATGGTTGTAACACAATTTTACATACAAAGTTTAGCATAAAACTTAAAATTTCAAGTTGGAatactgatgtttaaaaatctgattttttttgcactgaCTCAATAAAGTcatgaaataatattaaaaagtaataataacaaacTTTGTACTAAAAACACAGGGTTTCTAAGACTTttctacagtactgtagtatCTATATACAGCTAATAATTCCACACTAATGCCACAATCAGAGCCCAACATTCACGCTGAAAGTGTGAACTTACTGCTGTCTTGTCAcctctgagattttttttataacaacagaaaagaaaaaaaaaacctagttcCCACTGCTAATGATCTGTGTGTTTAGGATTTAGGCTCCTGTTGGTATGAGATGCGCAGCATAGGTGTACTAAAGTGTGAAGTAGGCGGGGCCGAACAGGTGCTCAAGTATTTGACGCTGCTCTGGCTCTGGCCGGAGTGCAGCTCGTCCCCCTGAGCGGGCACGTTCCTGTCAGACACGTTCAGATTGCCGCAGATTCCCGGCACCACGCTGGCGCTAAGCGTGCACGAGCCACAGCGTGCCAGGCTGTCCTGCATGTGCTGCCGATAGACCTCCATCAGCTGCGTCTCCAGGAAGCCGTTCAGCATGGAGTTGGTGAGCCTTTGCTCCTTCCCCAGGCTTCTCATGCTCTCTATGACCAGGTAGCCTTCGTCTTGTTCGCCATGGTCCTCCACCAGCTCTCCGGGCTCCATCGAGGTCTGCAGGAAGGCGAGATCCTCAGAGTTCAGCAGAGGACCTTGGGATTGTGGAGTCGGGTTCAGAGGACCCACGGTGCCTCCTGCTAGCTGCAGGTCTGGGTAAGCTTTGTAGAAGCTCGGGCAGGAGAGCTCCAGGCCCCAGAGATCCTCGACACTGGTGAGGCTGCTAGCGGGGATTGGGAGAGCCATACTGGGGAGTGAGGTCAGGCGAGGTCTGGGTTTCTCAGGGCTTTCGGTACGATTAACTGGATGAGATAAAGGAAAGCAATTTAGTCACGGATCTAGGACTAAGagctaataaaaacataaagacTTTGATGTGTGTGTTCTTATTAACAGGATGTGTATGGGATGGCAAGGTGTTCACACACCAGAATGTTGCTCCAACCtcgaatcaacaccttctgacgaATCAGGACACGGATTTAGACAAGTGTCTGCCATTATTCACATAACAGGATGAATCCTATTTTTAAATAACGAGTTCCTTCTGAATCAGGATCAGCTGATTTCCTGTAGTCAACTCCACACTGGTGCACTTCCTCTTTTTTAAGAATGTATCTTAAGTTATAAACAACTTCTCACCTCCTGTCTACATTTCTGATACAACGCTTCACTAGTAGCAGGTTATTACTGACACGCAGTTACTATGAAACACAAAAATGGATTTCTCAGAGTTCTGACCTCGCAGTGGGCGGGGCGTCCTGGGTGACCTTGAGCTCAGGTGAGTCGCCGCCGCTGCAGCTTCTGCTGGAGGaacagtgtgtgagagtgtgtgcggcAGTGTGTTCTGCCTGGAGAGGGCTGAGTGATCAGGGTCCTCGGTGTAGTTCAGGACGTGGAGGAACGCTTCACCAAGCATGATgatgatctacacacacacacacacacatttggattattattatttttttttttagcaaaatttaaCATGTTCAGACTAAATAGgaaattttattattcttatatttttgtttattgatgagaaatattatgtaaatgTTCCTTTCATGATATTTCCTCCTGCCAAAGCATATTTTTGTGTGTTGGCTGGGAAAGAAAACCTTTTAAGTGTCTCAACATATATCATTTTGTCGGACCGAAATCCGTGTTTAATGTGAAGTCTCCACTTCCTCATCGAAACCCTGCAACGATTACAGTTATGTGTTTAAGATGAAATTTGTTGCAGTTAAACGGTCACTTATCATAACGCTGCTTTAATGACAAGATTGGAGTGCATTcgcacaaaaaagaaacaagaaaggAGATAATAATAGAAACACTTAAACCACTGAGGGAGAACCTCATCTGATTTCTGAAGAAGGCAGAAGTGACTCTTGATAGTGTGCGATTGTGTGATATTGGTGATGACTTGCGTTCATTTGCATAAGGAGACTCACAGGCTTTGTGTGACAGAACAGCCAAAGAACCAAAccagctaataataataataataatgataataataataataaatatggatatgaatattgtaaaatattaataacaataaaggGATTCATTTGTCTAATGTGTCTGACGGTACCTATTAATCAGTAATTGCACCACTAGCGCCATCTGTGTTTgcttgtttctttgtttcatttttagacCAGACTAAACAAAGAGCCGTTAACTGCAAACCCGTTAAAGATCAAATCGAATGCAATCATGGAACTGCTCATGCAGAAGACAAGAATCCTATCGAAGCACAGTATTACTTAAACAAAAGAGTAAAGAAAGTCCAATCTGGACAATGAAGATCCAGATCCAGAAATCCAGGCATAAACATCTAATAAGTGTGGTTTTAATGCAGGTTAAATCTAATCATAAAGGCATAATCCAATCAAAGGATTAGGGGTAATTAATGCAGAATccaatatacagtttttaagcAGAATCCAATCTAAGTATAAAGTTCTAAAGCAAAGTTCAATCTAAATACAGATTGTAAAGCAGAATCCAACTTAATTAGAGTTTTAAAGTGTCATCCAATCTAAGGATGAAGGTCTTATAGCAGTTCTTATGAATACAGTTTTAAAGAATAGCTGCTTTTCCAATCCAAtctaaacagttttaaaagcaaaatccAATTTACCTCTAAAATTCTTGAGAATAAACAATGAGGTTATTAATGCAGAATCCACTCTGAGTACTGTTTTGAAGTCGAATCCAACTTAAGGATAAATTTCTTAAAGTAGAATCTAatcaatatacatttttttaacgaGAATCCAATCTGAATACAAATTTTAAAGTGGAATCCAATCTATATACAGTGTTTAAGCAGAATTCaatctgtatatttttttaagcagaatCCAACCTAATGATAAAGTTCTTAAAGCAGAATGTAAtctaaatacagaaataaaatccAATCCAAAGATAAAGTTTTGATAGCAtgaatacagtttttaaagtaGAATTTAATCTAAGCACGGTTTACTAAATACATTAAAAGAATAAAGTTTTCAAAGTTCAACCCATGCATGGTGCGTAAAATAGAAGATCCAATCCAGTTACACACGTTTTCTAATCAAACTTTGACTTAAATCCAAAGCAAAAGtttgaagagaaaaagaaagaaataagagagagagaaacataccAGCGTGCTTGAATTAACTTGTCCTTCTTTTTGCCACTAAAgccaaataaaaacagcaagaaCAATTTCTTATTTAATCTCTATTGTGCTTAATTCACTTCATCAGTTATTCCGTGTCTCCATCCATCCTTCAGTGTATAAACTGTCCCTGTTTCTGCCCTTCACAAGTTATGAGCCCTCTGTTCCTCCTGTGCACAAATATAAACTTAAGCAGGGTGTCAGATTAACACTTCTCAGCTTAAAGCAGTATATACAAAGAGGAagtggagacacacacacacacacacacacacacacacacaaattgacTATTAGCCAGTTCTACATAAAGCAGAACTGAAAACGAAGGCCTTTCTCACACCAGCCCATATGAAAATCACCCGCTGAGATATGCagttaaaaaagtacaaaaaaatgtaatttgctttatttaagcGTTATTcctaaaagaaaaactaaaaaaaaaaaaaagtttaaattagtTTAAGGAACTTCAAATACAATACTGTACACTAGTTCAACTGCAAAGTGCTTTTACTCAATGAAAGAACATTGTGACTTTGTGTTTTCCATCAGTGGTTGTTCAGTTTAGAGATCTCAAATTAGGAAGTGGGAATTTGATGTTCAAGTTTCTGTGCTAATGACAGAAAGCTTGTAAGGTCAAATATCTTGCAGAAAGGTGTTCTGAGGCCCTTAAAACTCTGATGGGCCTGGATTCTGCTTTGAAGCCCTTAGTTTGGATTAAAAGGCACAGACACACTGGTCTAGTGGTTCGCAGTGTCACCTCGCAGCTAGAGGGTTTGGTGTTTGAATTTGACCAAACCGCCCGGCTGTATATGTCAAGTTCTCCCCATGCGTGGTGAGTTTCCTAcctgtactctggtttccaccTACAGTCCATTGACATTGATGGTTCCAGTTTGTTTCTGGTGTATGATTAGGTGAGTGTGTGCCTGTGGGTTGCCAGGGCTTTGGGTTCCTAGCAATATGGGATTAATGGAAGGAGATTGGACTAGGAGAAGTTCTACTATAACAGCTCTTTACTAATCACCTTTTGCTTTGACATCTTGATGTCTGGATTGGTTTAACAAACTTATAATCAGACTGAGTTTGACATtaacagtttttaaatttacttCGATTATGATTCAACAACTTTATGCTTAAAAAGAAATTCTGCTTTAAAAGCTTTATGATTGGACTGGATTCTCTATGTTAAGGTTTGGCTTTGCTGTACTAACTATACAGTATGCTCGGCTTGGGTTCTGCCTGATCACTTCTACacttgattttcttcttcaAAAGCTTTGCATTTTAATGGCTTTGGATTAAATTCTACATTAACATCTGTGCAATTAGACTGAATTTTATGTAAACAGCATTATACCTGAATTTTAGGCTGATTTTATTGGATAGTTGCTGCTTTAACAGCTGTACGTTTTGATTAGATTCTGCTTTAACCCCTCTGTGTGCTTAAACTGGATTCTGTTTTGAAAGCTCTACTCTTGGATTGAACTTTGCTTGGCCAGATCTACCACTGGATTGGATTGTGCCTTAACATCTCTGTGTTTTAAATGGATTCAGGTTTAATAGCTATATGTCAAAGTTGGATTTTGAAAGGTCTATATTTGGATTGGATTCTGTTTCAACAACTCTGTGCTCGGATTTGAttcttatttaacttttttacccCTCGGATTGTATTCTTCTTTAACaattcaattaatcaatcaattaattaattaaacatttatatagcATTTATTTACAACTTTAAGTAACATTGGTTACATCTTTACATAACGAATAgagaagacatactgtatatacatttataaagaaACCACTGGTTTGCTGCAGAGTGTAATTCACCCAACACTGCTTATGTTTAACTTTGCTGTTGAATGTTGTGCTTGAATAAAGACTGTTTGTGCTTGTGGAATCTGGTTCTTGGAAAAGCTTTAACAACCATCATTGGATTGGATTCTGCTTCAACAACTCTGTGCTTGGATTGCTGATGTAATTACTAAACACTGGAACAGTTGAAAAACAGTTGAAAGATAAATTGTATTGAAAATACACTTAAAAGATAGTTGCATGTTGCTAGTATTTTGCTTATACTAGACGTATGCCTCAATTGTATGCCATTAGAATTAAATtagaattaaaatgtttagattAAGATCGGGTTCTCTTTTGTTTAGATTAGATTCTGCttgggcagcatggtggtgtagtggttagcacagtcgccgTGCACCTCCTTGTTTGGGTTTgagtcccgtctctgtgtgcatggagtctgcatgttctccctgtgttggtaggtttcctctgggtactcctgttttcttcccacagtccaaagacatgtaggttaggatAAATAGCTTTcacataatgtgtgaatgagtgtgtgtgtatgcatgtgtgccctgcgatggattggcaccttgtccagggcgtgcgctgccttgtgccccaagtctcctgtgagaggctccaggccccccgcaaacctaaatacaggacaaagtggtatagataaagagtgagtgagagtggatTCTGCTTTAAGGGCTCTACACTGGATTGGGTTCTGCCTTAACAGCTGTGTGCTTTGACTGGATTCAGATTAACTAGGTCTATGCTTGGATTTAATTCCATTCTAACCGCACTGTGCTTGGAGTGGATTCTGCTGTAACAGGTCTATACTTTAATTTGGAGTCTGATTCAACAGCTGGATGGTTGGATTGGATTAACTGCTCTACACTTTAATTGAATTCTGATATAACAGCTGGATGCCTAGATTGGATTCTGCTTCAATACTTGGATGCTTGAATTGCTTTTAATCAGTAACCGTAAATGATCTGTTTTACTAtggtttatattatttcttttaattttgccaTGCCATGCCTTTTAAtcattgtaaagcactttggacTACCTGGTTGTAGTAAAATttgctatataaaaaaattgacattgaCATTTAACAGCTCTAACTTGAATTGGATTCTGATGTAAAAGTTGGATGCTTGGATTGAATTTTACTCAAACTATACTCTACACCTTGATTTAACAGCTATATGGTTGAATTAGATTCTGCTTTAACAGCTTTACACTTGGATTGGATTTTGATATAACAGCTGTATGG contains the following coding sequences:
- the si:dkey-237j10.2 gene encoding TLR adapter interacting with SLC15A4 on the lysosome is translated as MLGEAFLHVLNYTEDPDHSALSRQNTLPHTLSHTVPPAEAAAAATHLSSRSPRTPRPLRVNRTESPEKPRPRLTSLPSMALPIPASSLTSVEDLWGLELSCPSFYKAYPDLQLAGGTVGPLNPTPQSQGPLLNSEDLAFLQTSMEPGELVEDHGEQDEGYLVIESMRSLGKEQRLTNSMLNGFLETQLMEVYRQHMQDSLARCGSCTLSASVVPGICGNLNVSDRNVPAQGDELHSGQSQSSVKYLSTCSAPPTSHFSTPMLRISYQQEPKS